A region of Deltaproteobacteria bacterium DNA encodes the following proteins:
- the pspA gene encoding phage shock protein PspA yields the protein MGIFTRFRDIVSSNINAMLDRAEDPEKLIKLMIREIEDTLVEIKASCAGVIANRKKLGRRLEEADNREAYWQEMASLAVDKDRDDLAREALSERRRFAEMSAAMKKEMEELEEMVTHYQEDIRQLEDKLQNAREKQRLLVQRHIRARRKRRAQEDIRRMDNFESMNRFDSLENRIERMEAEADLVNYGRKMNLQEEFDNLSVDGDIEKELAALKTARKEKKQPGPS from the coding sequence ATGGGAATTTTTACACGATTCAGGGATATCGTCAGTTCGAATATCAATGCCATGCTGGACAGGGCCGAAGATCCGGAAAAGTTGATCAAATTAATGATCAGGGAAATCGAAGACACCCTGGTGGAGATAAAAGCCTCTTGCGCCGGAGTAATCGCCAATCGCAAGAAACTCGGCCGGCGGCTGGAAGAGGCCGACAACCGTGAGGCGTATTGGCAGGAGATGGCCAGCCTGGCGGTCGACAAGGACAGGGACGATCTGGCCAGGGAGGCTTTAAGTGAAAGGCGGCGCTTTGCCGAGATGTCCGCTGCCATGAAAAAGGAGATGGAAGAACTGGAAGAAATGGTCACTCATTACCAGGAAGATATCCGCCAACTCGAAGATAAACTTCAGAACGCCAGGGAAAAACAGCGTCTTCTCGTTCAACGGCACATTCGGGCGCGCAGGAAAAGACGGGCTCAGGAAGATATCCGGCGCATGGACAATTTTGAATCCATGAACCGTTTTGACAGCCTTGAAAACAGGATCGAGCGCATGGAAGCCGAAGCGGATCTGGTTAATTACGGCAGAAAGATGAATCTGCAGGAAGAATTTGACAATTTAAGTGTGGACGGTGATATTGAAAAAGAGCTTGCGGCGTTGAAAACGGCCAGGAAGGAAAAAAAACAGCCCGGGCCCTCGTGA
- the glgP gene encoding alpha-glucan family phosphorylase, translating into MNGLQTYQVFPAIPEPLTFLETLARNLWWCWHIDAIELFRRINPSLWRQSGRNPILFSTLVPQTRLDELAKDEGYLAHLERVKRKFDAEVPAENNIQDIDREIAYFSMEYGLHESLPLFAGGLGVLAGDHLKAAADKQMPLVGVGLLYRQGYFHQYLNKEGWQQEEYPDTDIFNLPVSRARNSAGDVIQISVIGPDGEIRAIVWKIYVGCIPLLLLDTNIPENPVEVRNITDRLYDGDPNKRLAQEVLLGIGGLRALEAVGITPKVVHMNEGHSAFCGLERLCQVRASYNISLKEALEIVPRTTVFTTHTPVAAGHDEFPKNLVEPYVRPLQECLGATSDEIIAWGQANGVGADAPLSMFVLGLRLSQYHNGVSELHGKVARKMWSHVWPGWPVDEVPIHHVTNGVHSPSWVSVENAQLFDRYLGPEWYLHLNNPDVFYGIDQIYDEELWQARRMSRTRLIRSCRELLVKQYARRNAPLEMMEAAENTLDPDVLTIGFARRFATYKRATLLLRDVERLEAMIMSESRPVQFIFAGKAHPKDDEGKAVIKKLVGFCRKAEIRQRIVFLEDYNINIARDLVQGVDVWLNTPRRPLEASGTSGMKAAVNGVLNVSVLDGWWCEGYSPDTGWAIGQGEEYLDHEYQDLVDSQALYNILENGAIPAFYERNNGDAPNGWIKMMKSSMKMALVQFCTHRMVAEYRDLFYTPALEMHAKITADGAIEARNRLVQRERITSHWDRVQVKPVVKNQEGPFRVGQTMHMTTEVNLGDLQPGEVDVEFFYGKMKPDGSLSSGQTQPMVVSEELGNGRYLYSAELTCDISGRFGYTARVTPGNDDLLKFTPGLITWA; encoded by the coding sequence ATGAACGGATTGCAAACCTATCAGGTGTTTCCGGCGATCCCGGAACCGCTCACGTTTTTGGAAACACTGGCCAGGAACTTATGGTGGTGCTGGCATATCGACGCCATAGAGCTTTTTCGCCGCATCAACCCCTCGCTTTGGAGGCAATCGGGCCGCAACCCCATTCTTTTTTCGACCCTGGTGCCACAAACGCGGCTGGATGAGCTGGCCAAGGATGAGGGATATCTGGCGCACCTGGAACGCGTTAAAAGAAAATTTGACGCCGAGGTGCCCGCTGAAAACAACATCCAGGATATTGACAGAGAGATCGCCTATTTTTCCATGGAGTACGGCCTGCACGAAAGCCTGCCGCTTTTTGCTGGCGGCCTTGGCGTTCTGGCCGGCGACCACCTCAAAGCTGCCGCCGACAAGCAGATGCCGCTCGTGGGGGTGGGATTGCTCTACCGCCAGGGGTATTTTCATCAGTACCTCAATAAAGAGGGGTGGCAACAGGAGGAATATCCCGACACCGATATTTTCAATTTGCCGGTTTCCCGGGCCAGGAATAGTGCCGGCGATGTGATCCAGATATCCGTGATCGGCCCCGATGGGGAAATCCGTGCGATCGTCTGGAAAATATACGTGGGCTGCATTCCACTGTTACTGCTGGATACGAACATTCCCGAAAACCCGGTCGAAGTGCGCAACATTACCGACCGGCTCTACGACGGTGATCCCAATAAACGGCTGGCTCAGGAGGTTCTGCTGGGGATCGGCGGCCTGCGGGCCCTCGAGGCCGTCGGCATCACCCCAAAGGTGGTCCACATGAACGAAGGACACTCGGCCTTCTGCGGGTTGGAACGACTTTGCCAGGTGAGAGCTTCCTACAACATCAGCTTGAAGGAAGCGCTGGAAATCGTGCCGCGAACCACCGTTTTCACCACCCATACGCCGGTGGCGGCCGGCCATGACGAGTTTCCAAAAAACCTGGTCGAACCCTATGTAAGGCCCCTCCAGGAATGCCTCGGCGCCACGTCGGATGAGATCATTGCATGGGGCCAGGCCAATGGGGTCGGCGCCGACGCTCCTCTCTCCATGTTCGTACTGGGCCTGCGCCTGTCGCAGTATCACAACGGGGTCAGTGAACTGCACGGGAAGGTTGCCCGCAAAATGTGGTCGCATGTCTGGCCGGGATGGCCGGTGGATGAAGTTCCGATCCACCATGTCACCAACGGCGTGCACTCCCCTTCCTGGGTTTCCGTCGAAAATGCCCAGCTGTTCGATCGTTACCTGGGGCCGGAATGGTATCTCCACCTGAACAACCCTGACGTTTTCTACGGCATCGACCAGATCTACGACGAAGAATTGTGGCAGGCACGGCGCATGAGCCGTACCCGGTTGATTCGCTCCTGTCGAGAACTGCTGGTGAAGCAGTATGCCCGTCGCAACGCCCCCTTGGAAATGATGGAAGCCGCCGAGAACACACTGGATCCGGATGTGTTGACCATCGGTTTTGCCCGCCGATTCGCAACCTATAAACGCGCGACCCTCTTATTGAGGGATGTTGAGCGGCTCGAGGCCATGATCATGTCGGAAAGTCGCCCGGTGCAATTTATTTTTGCCGGCAAGGCGCATCCCAAGGACGACGAGGGCAAAGCCGTCATTAAAAAGCTGGTCGGTTTCTGCCGCAAAGCAGAAATAAGGCAACGGATCGTTTTTTTGGAGGATTATAACATCAACATCGCCAGGGATCTGGTCCAGGGCGTGGATGTCTGGCTCAATACGCCTCGCCGCCCGCTCGAAGCCAGCGGTACATCGGGTATGAAAGCCGCCGTGAACGGCGTTCTCAATGTCAGTGTCCTGGATGGTTGGTGGTGCGAGGGCTACAGCCCCGACACGGGCTGGGCCATCGGCCAGGGCGAAGAGTATCTGGATCATGAATACCAGGACCTGGTTGACAGCCAGGCCCTTTACAACATACTGGAAAATGGCGCTATCCCGGCGTTCTACGAAAGAAATAACGGGGACGCCCCTAATGGTTGGATCAAGATGATGAAGAGCTCTATGAAAATGGCCCTGGTTCAGTTCTGCACCCATAGAATGGTGGCCGAATACCGGGACCTCTTCTATACGCCGGCCCTCGAGATGCACGCCAAAATTACCGCTGATGGCGCCATAGAAGCCAGGAACCGGTTGGTACAAAGAGAACGTATCACCTCCCACTGGGACCGTGTGCAGGTTAAGCCGGTCGTAAAAAACCAGGAGGGGCCCTTCAGGGTCGGACAGACCATGCACATGACAACTGAGGTTAACTTAGGTGATCTACAACCTGGTGAGGTCGATGTAGAATTCTTTTACGGCAAAATGAAACCGGACGGTTCACTCTCTTCCGGACAAACGCAGCCCATGGTTGTTAGTGAAGAACTGGGAAACGGACGCTACCTGTACAGTGCAGAATTGACCTGTGATATTTCCGGTCGCTTCGGCTACACTGCCCGGGTGACCCCTGGAAACGACGACCTCCTGAAATTTACGCCCGGGCTGATCACCTGGGCCTAA
- a CDS encoding alpha amylase C-terminal domain-containing protein, with product MNSIDVSPDRLLEIDPYLKPYHEALTRRLINHRTVEAQLLAPGTDLTAFALGHEYFGLHREKDTWVFREWAPNATAVYIIGEMTAWRELPAFALERIGANGVWEIRLPPGAFWHKALYRLKIYWKGGGGDRIPAYARRVLQDPDSLIFNAQVWHPAAPYVWQSAVQTVPRRSIYVYEAHVGMAQEALKIGTYLEFKDQILPRIVDAGYDTLQLMALQEHPYYGSFGYHVSNFFAASSRFGTPENLKALIDAAHAAGLAVIMDLVHSHAVSNQVEGISCQDGTLYQYFHDGPRGFHHAWDSRCFNYAKPEVLHFLLSNCRFWLDEYRVDGFRFDGVTSMLYTHHGLEKAFVSYNDYFNSSVDEDALTYLWLANKLIHELRPEAITIAEDISGMPGLAFPIRDGGIGFDYRFAMGVPDYWIRLVKDTQDEQWPMGALWYELTNRRPGEKTISYAESHDQALVGDQTLAFRLMGADMYDHMHLDDRHINIERGMALHKLIRLITLASAGSGYLNFMGNEFGHPDWIDFPRRENAWSYQYARRQWHLADDPHLKYAALQRFDRKMIALLKTNDLLETQKIALLHEHSEDKIIAFQRKGLLFVFNFHPTRSFSDYRINAPAGKYRMIFDSDRNEYGGHGRLTPDQIHFTLSDRMGGRENEALSLYLPNRTAVILKRVDACRDHVA from the coding sequence ATGAATTCTATCGACGTATCACCGGACCGATTGCTCGAGATCGACCCCTATCTGAAACCTTATCACGAGGCTCTTACCCGGCGCCTTATCAACCATCGGACCGTCGAAGCGCAATTGTTGGCCCCGGGAACCGACCTGACAGCGTTCGCCCTCGGCCACGAATATTTCGGTCTCCATCGTGAAAAGGACACCTGGGTCTTCAGGGAGTGGGCGCCCAATGCAACGGCGGTCTACATCATCGGCGAAATGACCGCTTGGAGGGAATTGCCGGCATTTGCCCTGGAACGCATCGGTGCCAACGGCGTGTGGGAGATTCGACTGCCCCCCGGCGCGTTTTGGCACAAAGCCCTTTATCGTCTGAAAATTTACTGGAAAGGAGGAGGCGGCGATCGTATTCCCGCCTATGCACGACGGGTCTTGCAGGATCCCGATAGCCTTATTTTCAATGCCCAGGTATGGCACCCGGCCGCGCCTTATGTGTGGCAATCCGCCGTTCAAACGGTTCCCAGAAGATCAATTTATGTTTACGAGGCCCACGTCGGCATGGCCCAGGAAGCACTGAAAATCGGCACGTATCTGGAATTTAAAGATCAAATCCTCCCAAGAATCGTCGATGCCGGCTACGATACACTGCAGCTCATGGCCCTGCAGGAACATCCCTACTACGGCTCGTTTGGATATCACGTTTCCAACTTCTTTGCGGCATCTTCCCGTTTCGGCACGCCGGAAAACCTGAAAGCGCTCATCGATGCAGCCCATGCAGCGGGGCTTGCCGTTATTATGGACCTGGTTCACTCCCACGCGGTTTCCAACCAGGTGGAAGGCATCAGCTGTCAGGACGGTACCCTGTATCAGTATTTCCACGACGGTCCGCGTGGCTTTCACCATGCCTGGGATTCCCGGTGTTTCAATTATGCCAAACCCGAGGTCTTGCACTTTCTTCTTTCCAACTGTCGTTTCTGGCTGGACGAATACCGTGTTGATGGGTTTCGTTTCGACGGGGTCACCAGCATGCTCTATACCCACCATGGGTTGGAAAAAGCCTTTGTGTCCTACAATGACTACTTCAATTCGTCCGTGGATGAAGACGCCCTGACCTATCTCTGGCTGGCAAACAAGCTGATTCATGAGCTGCGCCCGGAAGCCATTACCATCGCCGAAGATATCAGCGGCATGCCCGGTCTCGCGTTTCCTATTCGGGACGGCGGCATTGGATTCGACTATCGCTTCGCCATGGGCGTTCCCGATTACTGGATTCGGCTGGTTAAAGACACCCAGGATGAGCAATGGCCCATGGGGGCTCTTTGGTATGAACTGACCAACCGAAGACCCGGTGAGAAAACCATCAGCTATGCCGAGTCCCATGATCAGGCCCTGGTGGGCGACCAGACGCTTGCCTTTCGCCTCATGGGAGCGGACATGTACGACCATATGCATCTGGACGACCGCCATATCAACATCGAACGCGGAATGGCCCTGCATAAACTGATCCGGCTGATTACATTGGCCTCGGCAGGCAGCGGTTATCTGAATTTCATGGGCAACGAGTTCGGCCACCCGGATTGGATCGATTTTCCGAGAAGGGAAAACGCATGGTCCTATCAATATGCCCGCCGCCAGTGGCATTTAGCGGACGACCCCCATCTAAAATATGCCGCACTCCAACGCTTTGACCGGAAGATGATAGCTCTCCTGAAAACGAACGATCTTCTGGAAACCCAGAAGATCGCTCTGCTTCACGAGCACTCCGAAGACAAGATTATCGCGTTCCAAAGAAAGGGGCTGCTCTTTGTATTCAATTTTCACCCGACCCGGTCGTTTAGCGATTACCGGATCAATGCGCCCGCCGGCAAATACCGGATGATTTTCGACAGCGATCGCAACGAATACGGCGGGCATGGGCGACTAACACCGGACCAGATTCATTTTACCTTGTCGGATCGAATGGGGGGCCGTGAGAATGAGGCCTTAAGCCTCTACCTGCCCAATCGTACGGCGGTGATTCTCAAACGGGTTGATGCGTGTCGAGACCACGTCGCGTAG
- the pspC gene encoding envelope stress response membrane protein PspC yields MKAWKSRYGRPMYRSRKGVVLGVCRGVADYFNFRVFWVRMIVVAMLLVSGIWPVIFIYIIASLVMKPEPVRPIETEAEAEFYDSYVNSRANAAARLKRRFRNLERRIRRMEDTVTSREFDWKRKFQA; encoded by the coding sequence ATGAAAGCATGGAAAAGCAGATATGGCCGTCCGATGTATCGTTCCCGCAAGGGAGTTGTTCTCGGCGTTTGCCGGGGGGTGGCGGATTATTTTAATTTCAGGGTGTTTTGGGTTCGCATGATCGTGGTCGCCATGCTACTGGTAAGCGGCATATGGCCGGTGATATTCATATACATCATCGCTTCGCTGGTGATGAAGCCGGAACCGGTGCGGCCCATAGAAACTGAAGCAGAGGCGGAGTTTTATGACAGCTACGTAAATTCGAGAGCCAATGCCGCCGCACGCCTGAAACGGCGTTTTCGAAATTTGGAGCGGCGCATAAGGCGCATGGAGGACACGGTAACATCGCGCGAGTTCGACTGGAAGAGAAAGTTCCAGGCGTGA
- a CDS encoding phage-shock protein, with product MTAIFIVAIVFGGIVLSVGIIAGTILMGMRIRHGGMSRRSRKDQADEARLFQELYQGLLDMEKRVESLETILMENRREDHRE from the coding sequence ATGACCGCAATTTTTATCGTTGCCATTGTTTTTGGCGGAATCGTATTGAGTGTCGGTATTATTGCCGGGACCATTCTCATGGGTATGCGCATCAGGCACGGCGGCATGTCGAGGCGCAGCCGAAAGGACCAGGCCGACGAAGCGCGTCTGTTTCAGGAGTTGTACCAGGGGTTGCTGGATATGGAAAAACGCGTGGAAAGCCTGGAAACCATTCTGATGGAAAACCGTAGAGAGGATCACAGAGAATGA
- a CDS encoding glycogen/starch synthase — translation MAESPKNPRVLIITPEVTYLPDRMGNLSRYLTAKAGGLADVSAALISALFNRGVDVHVALPDYRAIFKEHLAPFLEKEQNKIRNIMPDDRVHLASDRAFFYLNRVYSSYGGENTKMALAFQREIINNIIPRVDPDLIHCNDWMTGLIPAMSRKAGIPCLFTIHNVHTVKSHLSHIEDRGIDAAYFWEHLYYENMAVEYESTRESNPVDFLVSGVFAAHFVNTVSPRFLEEIVEGRHGFVEKPLQQELTNKWHAGCASGILNAPDPAYNPVTDHHLEQTYTPETHAEAKRTNKRALQKMLGLLQDETAPLFLWPSRLDPVQKGCQLLSEIFYAVLSRYYDQNLQIVFIADGEYQKHFRDIVNFHHFHDRVAVCDFNQDLEHQGYGASDFMLMPSSFEPCGLPQMIAPIYGSLPVAHDTGGIHDTITHLNPDRDTGNGFLFKSYDTGGLYWAIEEAMRFHNLEPSIKTAQIKRIMTQSRETFTHSVTAAHYSDLYEKMLQRPLI, via the coding sequence ATGGCTGAATCACCCAAAAATCCCCGCGTTCTCATCATCACTCCGGAAGTCACCTACCTTCCGGACCGTATGGGAAATCTGTCCAGATACCTCACGGCAAAGGCTGGCGGGCTGGCGGATGTTTCCGCAGCCCTGATCAGTGCGCTCTTCAACAGGGGGGTGGATGTGCATGTCGCGCTGCCTGATTATCGGGCCATTTTCAAAGAACACCTGGCCCCGTTTCTGGAAAAGGAACAGAATAAAATCAGAAACATCATGCCCGATGACCGGGTGCACCTGGCTTCCGACCGGGCCTTTTTCTACTTGAACCGCGTCTACTCCAGTTATGGTGGTGAAAACACGAAAATGGCCCTGGCCTTCCAGCGGGAAATCATCAACAATATCATTCCTCGTGTGGACCCGGATCTGATCCACTGCAACGACTGGATGACCGGGCTCATACCGGCCATGTCGAGAAAAGCCGGCATCCCTTGCCTCTTCACCATCCACAACGTCCACACGGTGAAAAGCCACCTGTCCCATATCGAAGACAGAGGCATCGATGCCGCCTATTTCTGGGAACACCTCTACTACGAGAACATGGCGGTCGAATACGAAAGCACCCGCGAATCGAACCCGGTGGATTTCCTGGTAAGCGGTGTGTTTGCAGCCCATTTCGTAAATACGGTCAGCCCCAGGTTTCTCGAAGAGATCGTCGAGGGCCGGCACGGGTTCGTTGAAAAACCATTGCAGCAGGAACTGACCAACAAGTGGCATGCCGGATGTGCAAGCGGTATTTTAAACGCTCCCGACCCTGCCTACAATCCGGTAACGGACCACCACCTCGAGCAAACCTATACGCCGGAAACCCATGCTGAAGCAAAAAGGACCAACAAGCGTGCCCTTCAAAAAATGCTGGGTCTGCTTCAGGATGAGACGGCGCCCCTTTTTCTGTGGCCCTCGCGGCTCGACCCGGTCCAGAAGGGATGCCAGCTACTGTCCGAAATTTTTTATGCCGTTTTGTCGCGCTATTATGACCAGAACCTGCAGATCGTTTTCATCGCCGATGGTGAGTATCAGAAACACTTCAGAGATATCGTCAACTTCCATCATTTTCACGATCGCGTGGCGGTCTGCGATTTTAACCAGGACCTTGAACACCAGGGATACGGCGCCTCCGATTTTATGCTGATGCCGTCCAGTTTCGAACCCTGCGGACTGCCTCAGATGATTGCCCCGATTTACGGATCACTACCCGTGGCTCACGACACCGGCGGAATCCACGATACGATCACGCATCTGAATCCCGACCGTGATACCGGCAACGGGTTTCTGTTCAAAAGTTATGACACCGGGGGACTGTACTGGGCGATCGAAGAAGCCATGCGCTTCCACAACCTGGAACCATCCATTAAAACCGCTCAGATCAAACGCATTATGACTCAGAGCCGGGAAACCTTCACCCACTCGGTTACGGCCGCCCATTACTCGGATCTTTATGAAAAAATGCTCCAGCGTCCATTGATTTAA